The Deltaproteobacteria bacterium DNA segment CCAGGATCAGTAAGAACCGGAGGAAAGGCAGGTTCTTCATGAAATTGAAACTCACACGCTCAAGCGGGAACGTTTTCATGGATCTTGGCTTCCCTCCAGAGGAAGCCGAGCATCTTAAGATTCGATCGGATCTGATGATCGAACTTTGTAAAGCCATCAAGGCCCGGGGCTTGAAGCAGGCCGATGCGGCCAAGATGCTTGGAGTCACCCAACCCCGCATCAGCGATCTCTTCCAGGGCAAAATCGATCTTTTTAGCATAGATACCCTTGTCGACATGCTTGCTCACGCCGGCATCCGTATCAAATTGGTGGCAACTTCCCCCAAGGGTAAGCAAAAAGTCGCCTAACACCCTGATCTGGAATACGAATTGTATTTCCGAACCAGTTATTTCCCGAACGCCGAGAAGTGGATCAGGTCCGGCCCGTA contains these protein-coding regions:
- a CDS encoding XRE family transcriptional regulator, yielding MKLKLTRSSGNVFMDLGFPPEEAEHLKIRSDLMIELCKAIKARGLKQADAAKMLGVTQPRISDLFQGKIDLFSIDTLVDMLAHAGIRIKLVATSPKGKQKVA